ATCGCCCGCGCCGTCCACGGCGATGCCTTGCGGATTATAAAACAGCGCCATCGTTCCCGCGCCATCCGCGCTGCCGCCGACCGGGCTATCAAACTGATTCAACACGGTCGAAAGCTGGCCGCCGATGGTGCTCACTTCCCATTGCGAGCCGACCGGCGTGAGTTTGCGGATGGTCGAACTGTAATTGTCCGCCACATATATATTAGTGCTGCCGTCCACCGCCACGCCCGCCGGGCTATAAAACTGAGCGTCCGTTCCCAGCCCGTCCGCCGTCCCTTCATTCCCGCCCGCGATGGTGCTCACCACCGCTTTTGCCGTGACCCGCCGGATCGCGAAATTGTCCCGATCCGCCACGTACAAATTGGTCGCGGCATCTATCGCGATCCCGTACGGAAAACCAAATCGCGCCGACGTCCCGGTGGCATCCGTCCCGCCCGGCGTGCCGGACTTCCCGGCAAACGTCGTCACCGCCCAGTTCGTCCCGTTCAACGTCATTTTGCGGATCGTAAAATTTTCCGAATCGCAAACATAAATATTCGTGTTCGCATCCAGCGCGAGTGCGGAAGGCACGTTGAATCGCGCCACGCTGTTGCTTCCGTTCGCGCTGCCGGAATGTCCCGCCAAACCGGCGATGGTCGTCACCACTCCCGCCGCCGTCACCTTGCGGATCGTGTGGCTTCCCTGGTCGGCAATATAAAGATTGCCCGCGTCATCCACGGCGATGCCATAGGGCGTGTTGAATTGCGCATTGTTTCCCGCTCCGTTCGCGCTGCCCATGTTCGACACCGAGCCCGCGAGCGTCGTGACTTCCGCTTCCGAACTGATTTTGCGAATCGTTTCGTTGCCCGAATCCGTCACATAAAAATTTCCCGCGTTGTCAATCGCCACGTCCGTCGGAAAACTGAACCGCGCGTCCTGGCCCACGCCGTCCACGTTGCCCGCGCTCGCCGCCAGTCCCGCCAGCGTGGTCACCACCGCCGCCGAAGTGATTTTGCGCACTTCATTATTGCCTGTGTCCGCGACGTATAAATTCCCCGAACTATCCACCGTGATTCCCTGCGGCGAATTGAAAAGCGCGTTCGTCCCCGTGCCATCGCTGTTGCCAAAAATCTGTTCACCATCGCCATCGAATTCAGTCTGCCCGGCAAATGTGTCCACCGTGTAATTCTGGCCGGACGGAGTCAGTTTTACGACGATGCAATTTTCGCTGTCCGTGACATAAACATTTCCGTCGTTGTCCACCGCGATTCCGCTCGGCCCGAAAAAAGGCGAATCCGCTCCGCCCCCCGCAATCGTCGTGTAACGCCAACTGCTTCCCTGTGGCGTGACCTTGATGGCCGTGCCCGCATCGAAATCCGCCACGTATAAATTCGAACTGGCGTCCACCGCGATTCCAATCGGCTCATTCAAATTGGCAACGGAACCGGGAAGCGTGCTCACCACCCAATTCGTTCCCACCAATGTGATTTTGCGAATGGCGGAATTTCCCGTGTCCGCCACGTAAAGATTTCCCGCCGCGTCAATCGCGATTCCCGACGGTGTGTCAAACGTCGCATTGGTCCCGATGCCATCCATGTTGCCGCCGAGCGGATCGCCGTCAGGATTGAAACGCGCAAAACCCGCCACCGTGCTCACCACCCAATTCGTCCCCACCGGCTGCAACTCGCGAATCTCGAAATTAATCCGGTCCGCGACAAACAGATTTCCCGAACGATCCACCGCAATCGCGCTGGGTTTCAAAAAACGCGCGTTGTTGTTGATCCCATCCGCGTTGCCGGTCGTTCCCGAAAAACCTGCGATGGTTGTCACCAAACCTGCCGCAGTGATCTTGCGGATAGTGTCGTTGTTCATGTCGGCCACGAACACAGTTCCATTGGAGTCCACCACCACGCCGGCCGGTTGATCAAATTGGGCCCGCTGACCGACGCCGTCCGCATTGCCGATTCCCGACGTACCCGCAAAAGTCGTCCAAGTGTAGGCGGACGAATTTCCCGACTGCGCCATCGCCGATTGAGCTAGAAAACCTGCCAGAAAAAACAGCCCTGCGAAACGCCCTCCCCGGGAAAAAATTGAGAACCATGATGCCATCATAATCAAAGTATGAAAACGACCCGAATGAAGTGTATTCTTACACCATTTTACCCCAAAAAAGCAAGGATTAGCGGCGGTCGAATTTCGTGTCGTGCCACTCCTCCGGAGCCAAAAAAATTCTGCTGCGAAATACTTTTATAAACATGACGCTCCTAACAGAACTTGGGGCCAGAGACTGCCTTTTAAGCTCCGTTAGGAGCGTCATGTTTATAAAAAAACCCTACAAAAACCAGGCTCCGTAGGAGCGGCACAAAACGCTTTTCATCCATGCCGTCCTCCGAGTAAGTGATAGTAATTGGAACTACTTTTTCCCCTCAGTTTTGAGAGCCCATATCGTCGGCGCCACAATCGGCAGGCAAATAATTGGGATATCCCTCTTCACTACAAAAAAATATTGCACGGCGGGCATTGGCGGATCGAAATGCGGTAATAATAATTCGCAGGCTAACACGCACAGCAATACGCCTGAGCTAATGATAAGAAGTTTATTGCGATTCATATCTCACCCCGCTTGATCACCATCAACTGGCGTTGCTCTTGCCCGGCAAAATTCTTTGCAACACCAGGTCTTTAAGCTCAACGGCGGGTGCCACCTTGAATAAAAATGCCACCGTCCAATAAGCCAGCGCCGCCACGGTCATTGGCAGAAAAACTTCGCCGATTTGGCGCACCAACCCTTTATGGCCGATGGCCGATTCCCATTTATAACTGATGCCCGCCGCAAGGACCGCCGCCACCGCGCCCGCCGCGAGGATTGGCCACATCATTTTCCGCAGGCTGGCAAATTCCAGCCGCCCCAGCTTGCGCCGCAGCGCGTAGAGCAGCAGCGAAACATTGAAGCACGCGCTGATGGTGTTGGCCAAACCGAGCCCGCCCTGGCGCAGCTTCCACACAAATGTCATCGCGAATATCAAATTGATGACGAGACACGCGATGCTGATTTGCATCGGCGTTTTGGTATCGCCGAGCGCATAAAAAGCCCGCGCCAAAATATTGACCAGCGAAAATGCCAGCAGCCCCGGTGAGAGGCATACCAGCGCCCACGTGACTTTCGCGGTGGCTTCGGGACCGAATTTGCCGTGCTCGAACAACAGGCGGATCATCGGCGTGGCCAGGAAAAAAAGCATCAACGTCGCCAGCAGGTTCACAAAAACCAGATAGTCAATGCCGTGGTTCATCGTGCGGCGAAACTCATCGTACTTTTTTTCCGCGGCTAACCCCGAGAGCGTCGGCAATAAATACGTCGCCAGCGAAACGCCGAACACGCCTTGCGGAAGCTCCATCAATCGCACCGCGACCACGAACGACGCTGCGATCGTCGGATCCACCCAGAATGCGATGCCATAAGTGGTGAGCATGTTGATTTGAAATGCCGCCACGCCGATCGTGCCCGGAATCATTTGCCGAACCACCCGCTTCACCGTCGCATCCTTCCACGGCGAAACCCAATGGTAACGAAATCCCTCCCCGCGCAGCCACGGAATTTGAAACAGCGCCTGCAAAACCCCGGAGGCCAGCACGCCGATGGCCACGGCAAAAATTTGCTGTTCGAGCGTCGTCCCCATGTGCGGCGCGAGGAAGAAAACCGAACTGATCATCACCACGTTCATCACCAGCGCGCCGCTGGCCGGAATGAAAAAATGCCCGCGCGCATTGAGCATCCCCATGAAAACCGCCGTCAGGCAGACCAGCAGCATGTAGGGAAACATCACGCGCAACAGCCGCAGCATCAGTTCGGTCTTTTCCTCGAATTGATGCGCCGCGAGCGCGACCGAGATGCCTAGGATCGCGAGCACACTGAGGGCGCTGGCCACCACCAGCAAACCGGAAATCACCGCGTTCGCCGCCCGCCACATTTCCGCTTCGGAAGTGGTTTTTTCCTTTTCCTTGAAGATGGGAATGAACGCCGCCGTCAGCGCGCCCTCGCCCAGCAGCCGCCGGAAAAGGTTCGGGATCATGAACGCCAGTTGGAACGCCCCCGCCACCATCCCCACTCCCATAAATGAGGCATAAACCATTTCGCGCACCATTCCCATGATGCGGCTCATCATGGTGGCGGCGGCAAGTCCCCCGGAAGATTTCAACATCTGCGACATCGCGAGTGGAGTGTAAGGACGGAAGTTTGCGGCGCAAGAATCAACTCACGCGCCGAAGAAAATTTGCCGGAACGCGCAAGTCCCGCGCGAAAATCGCCCGCGTCAAAGCGGAATTTCCTGGTTGTCGCGCGCGAATGAAAAAGGAATGTCCTGCAGCATCTTCGCGGCAAGTTTTTGCGTCCGCTTCAAGTCTTCCCAATACGGACGCCCCACATGCACGAAGACGATGCGCTTGATCTGCTTGCCTTGAAGATAGAGAAACAGATCTTCCGCGCGAAAATGCGCCAACTCGCACACCAGCAGGTCGAGCGGTTTTTTCAGCAGCGGCTCCAGATCTTCCGGGCAGCCGATGTCCGCGCTGTGGCCGATGCGCATCAACCCCTTCTCGATCAGGAAACAAAACGCCTCGAAATTTTGCTTATATTTTTTCTGGAACGCGCGCCGCAACTGTTCGAGATGCGTCGAGCGAAATGCCGTTACGATGCAATCGTCCGTAGCGACCGGCTTGTTCGGCTTGAGCGCCTCGAACTTCATCTTGAATTGCAGCAATTCGTCAAAGACCAAACCCGCGTGCAGCAGATTCTTGAACGGCTCGATGCCATCTCCCGGCATGCTGATGGGCAAATCTTTTTTCCGCTGCTCCAGCCAGAACCCTTGCATGAGCATGAAAAACCCCGCGATGTGGTCCGAATGCAGGTGGGAAATAAAAATGCGGTCCACCAAGTCGTAGTCGAGCCCGCTGGCCTTGTAACTGCGGCTGATCGGCTCGCCGCAATCTATCATGATGGTCACGTCGCCGAGGCGGTATAAAAAGGAGGCGTGGTTGCGGTCGCCACAAGGCCAACCATCGCCAACCCCGAAGAATTTTAATGCAAATTTTCCCATGTAAATTTCGTTCTGGCCTTGCTCGCCGTGATTATTACTAAAACACAAGGAATAGGACAAGCCCTGAACTCAGCAAATTTAATGCCGCGGCGGCGGATTCTCAGGATTGAATTTGCCCGTGATATTAACGGCCCAAAATGAAATTTTTGTAATGAAGAATTTTGAAGTCCGCGCTCTCCATCACCTGCTCCGCCAATTTGAATTGCGTCTCAAACTCGGGAAAAAAAGTATCGCCCTCAACCACCCGCTTGACGAGCGTCAGGTAAAGATCGCTGCATCGCGGCAAGGCCTCCTGGTAAATCTGCGCGCCGCCACAAATGAAAACCTCGCGCGCTTCGTGTTGCAGGTCTATCTCCCCGAGACTCGCAATCGTCCTGACGCCGGGAAATAAAAACGCTCCCCGGCTAACCACCATCGTCTCGCGATTCGGCAAAGGCCGCCCAATGGATTCAAACGTCCGCCGCCCCATCACGACGACTTGCCCCGTCGTCATTTTCTTGAACCACTTGAAATCCTCCGGCAGATGCCACGGAATTTTGTTCTCATGGCCGATGACCCGGTTCTCGGACATCGCCGCGATGGCTTTAAAATATTTCACGCAATCGCGGCGGCTAATTATTTCCCACCCCAACGCCAGCTTGGCTTCTCGCCCTTAATCCAGCAAATGCCGGTCAAAATAATTCCCATTCCGATAACAAAAGGAATGAACCACGCAAGATGTTTGTCCGGCCGCAGAAGATAAGCACCTAAATAAAGCGCCCCCAGCCACGTGATCAGAACCACCCAACCCTGCCAACAAACCGGTGGCCCCCAACCCCAGCCATAACGCTTTGCCGGGAACCAAATCTTTTTGTCTTTCGTCTCCATTCAACAATCTCTGTTGTCCGCCACTCGTTGTCAAACCGCAATCGGCGCCTTGATGGACGGATGCGGATCATATCCCACCAATTCAAAATCCTCGTATTTGAAGTCGTGAATATTTTTCACCGCCGGATTCAATTTCATCTGCGGCAAGGCCCGCGGCTCGCGCGTCAACTGCAACTTCGCCTGCTCAAGGTGATTGCTATATAAATGCAAGTCGCCAACGGTGTGGACAAAAGTTCCCGGTTTCAAATCGCAAACCTGCGCGACCATCAGCGTCAGCAGCGCGTACGACGCGATGTTGAACGGCACGCCCAAAAACAGATCCGCGCTGCGCTGGTAAAGCTGGCAGCTTAATTCGCCGTCGCTCACAAAAAACTGGAACAACACATGGCACGGCGGCAGCGCCATCGTTTCGATCTCGCCCGGATTCCACGCGCTCACGATGTGCCGCCGGCTGTCGGGATTTTTTTTGATCTGCGCGATGACCTGGTCAATCTGATTGATCGAACGCCCATCCGGCGTCCGCCAGTCGCACCATTGCGCGCCATAGACGCGTCCCAGATTTCCCTCTTCGTCCGCCCATTCGTCCCAAATGGTGACACCGTGTTCGTTCAAATATTTGATGTTCGTCTCGCCGCGCAGAAACCACAGCAGTTCATAAATGATGGACTTGAGATGCAGTTTCTTCGTGGTCAGCGCGGGAAATCCATCAGCGAGATTATATCGCGCCTGCGCGCCAAAAACCGCGTGTGTGCCGGTTCCCGTGCGGTCAGCCTTGAACTTGCCTTCGTTGAGCACCAGACGAAGCAGTTGTTGATATTGGATCATGAGTTAAATTTTCCGACCGCCG
The DNA window shown above is from Verrucomicrobiia bacterium and carries:
- a CDS encoding dihydrofolate reductase, which gives rise to MKYFKAIAAMSENRVIGHENKIPWHLPEDFKWFKKMTTGQVVVMGRRTFESIGRPLPNRETMVVSRGAFLFPGVRTIASLGEIDLQHEAREVFICGGAQIYQEALPRCSDLYLTLVKRVVEGDTFFPEFETQFKLAEQVMESADFKILHYKNFILGR
- the murJ gene encoding murein biosynthesis integral membrane protein MurJ, with the translated sequence MSQMLKSSGGLAAATMMSRIMGMVREMVYASFMGVGMVAGAFQLAFMIPNLFRRLLGEGALTAAFIPIFKEKEKTTSEAEMWRAANAVISGLLVVASALSVLAILGISVALAAHQFEEKTELMLRLLRVMFPYMLLVCLTAVFMGMLNARGHFFIPASGALVMNVVMISSVFFLAPHMGTTLEQQIFAVAIGVLASGVLQALFQIPWLRGEGFRYHWVSPWKDATVKRVVRQMIPGTIGVAAFQINMLTTYGIAFWVDPTIAASFVVAVRLMELPQGVFGVSLATYLLPTLSGLAAEKKYDEFRRTMNHGIDYLVFVNLLATLMLFFLATPMIRLLFEHGKFGPEATAKVTWALVCLSPGLLAFSLVNILARAFYALGDTKTPMQISIACLVINLIFAMTFVWKLRQGGLGLANTISACFNVSLLLYALRRKLGRLEFASLRKMMWPILAAGAVAAVLAAGISYKWESAIGHKGLVRQIGEVFLPMTVAALAYWTVAFLFKVAPAVELKDLVLQRILPGKSNAS
- a CDS encoding MBL fold metallo-hydrolase, producing MSYSLCFSNNHGEQGQNEIYMGKFALKFFGVGDGWPCGDRNHASFLYRLGDVTIMIDCGEPISRSYKASGLDYDLVDRIFISHLHSDHIAGFFMLMQGFWLEQRKKDLPISMPGDGIEPFKNLLHAGLVFDELLQFKMKFEALKPNKPVATDDCIVTAFRSTHLEQLRRAFQKKYKQNFEAFCFLIEKGLMRIGHSADIGCPEDLEPLLKKPLDLLVCELAHFRAEDLFLYLQGKQIKRIVFVHVGRPYWEDLKRTQKLAAKMLQDIPFSFARDNQEIPL
- a CDS encoding thymidylate synthase, with amino-acid sequence MIQYQQLLRLVLNEGKFKADRTGTGTHAVFGAQARYNLADGFPALTTKKLHLKSIIYELLWFLRGETNIKYLNEHGVTIWDEWADEEGNLGRVYGAQWCDWRTPDGRSINQIDQVIAQIKKNPDSRRHIVSAWNPGEIETMALPPCHVLFQFFVSDGELSCQLYQRSADLFLGVPFNIASYALLTLMVAQVCDLKPGTFVHTVGDLHLYSNHLEQAKLQLTREPRALPQMKLNPAVKNIHDFKYEDFELVGYDPHPSIKAPIAV